TTGACAATCAAGCCTATTTTTGGGAGGAAAATTCTATACCATAATAGATGTACCAGGAAATTTTTTTGCCCAATCCCTGCAATCCTCATTTGACATATCGCAACACGAACCTTGGCCGGACTAGAAAAAAGAATAAAGCTCCACCAAAAGCCTAAAAGTATCTTCTACAGAATGGAAGTGGCTGCGATGTCCGAAAGCATAGTTGTTCAATTGATCGGAGGGGTATTCACCCTCCTTACAGCGGTTGTAACAATTATTCTACAAGCCAAGATTAGTCGTTCGCAAACCGACAACCGATCTCACTCGTCCCACCCCGGTTCTGATTTGGAAGAAAAGCGACCAAAGGCCAATCGATGGTCCGCCAACCCCATCGCGACAGCAGTTTTCCTGTCAGCGTTATTTCTCATCGGCGTGACATTGATCAGGTTCGTAATACAGACTTCACCCGGACTAAATCGCAACTACGCCGACCTCATGCTCTTGGTCTTCACTTTTGCACTCATACTATTTTTCGCTTGGGGAGATGCTGTTTTTTCTCTTTTCGAACGTCAAGCAGCCATTCAACTCAAGATCCTCGCTGTCTACACTGGGATTAAGCTCTCGTACATATTTCAGTACCGGCAAGAATGTTTAAATGGTACACAATATCGTAGCTGGTTCTGCCCAAACATGGGCCTACCGCTCTATTTTGACTTTTTTTTCAACGGTTGGAGGCTTTGGGCGCTGATGGCTGTGATTGGAGGCCTTGCTGTCGAAGTGATGCATCGTACGCGGGATCAACGTACTTAATCCAATTGGGCAGAATGTCTTATTTCGACACTAAAAAAGGGGCCGCCCGATGAAGGCTGCCCCCTTGTTTTTATTTGGTGCCGGAGGTCGGAATCGAACCGACAAGGGCTTGCGCCCGGCGGATTTTGAGTCCACTCAATCCCGATGTTTGCATATAATTATTTCAGCTACTTACTTGTGCCGGTTCATCCATTTCTGCCATTTTTCTGCCATCTGGCCTCGGAATCTGATTCAGGATTTTGCGCTTGTGATCGGCGCCGGCGGCCTCGGCATACCACATGGGCATCGAGTAGTCCCTCCAATTGCCCAGGACGCGCAGCGTCTCCACGTCTCCACCGTTCTGCAGGAACATGCTGGCCCAGGTACGCCGGAGAATATGCCACGCTCGACGTGGTGGTAGGTCCACCCCTGCCCTTTTGGCTGCCTCGATAAATCCACCATGCAGACCGGTCTTAAATGGGTTGCCGTTGAGCATACAGAACACATGCTCCCCGCGCCGGTCCTGGCCCCGGATGATCTCCATGGCCCGATCCGACAATTCTATCTCCACCGTGTTGCGGTTTTTCGGATCGATCACCCAGGCGGTACCGCGCTCCAGATCCACGTCAGACCACTTCAATCCAGTGATCTCTGAAATACGCCATCCGGTATTATATGCAAACTCGATCATATCTCTTTTAACCGGATGCTTCATCTCGGCCATGATCGCGCCAACCTGCTCAGGCGTCAGGCATCCGGGCTTTTTGGGTCTGGCGATACGGTAACGGGAAACCTCCAGAAATGGATTGATGCCAT
This Desulfatitalea tepidiphila DNA region includes the following protein-coding sequences:
- a CDS encoding tyrosine-type recombinase/integrase, encoding MSVTKSKKYPGVYRVDGKKGVSYGIDYIHPQSGARVRKILKDATSEQSAFDARSIEIADAKRGAFNKAYSIHDGRRPVLFEDAADTYLENWSKENKDKRTDKGRIGILKEFFKGKLLSDITPFMVEKFKIAKGKEVSKNTVNKYLSLGSQIYQKAKLWGKFNGINPFLEVSRYRIARPKKPGCLTPEQVGAIMAEMKHPVKRDMIEFAYNTGWRISEITGLKWSDVDLERGTAWVIDPKNRNTVEIELSDRAMEIIRGQDRRGEHVFCMLNGNPFKTGLHGGFIEAAKRAGVDLPPRRAWHILRRTWASMFLQNGGDVETLRVLGNWRDYSMPMWYAEAAGADHKRKILNQIPRPDGRKMAEMDEPAQVSS